The Xiphophorus maculatus strain JP 163 A chromosome 21, X_maculatus-5.0-male, whole genome shotgun sequence genome window below encodes:
- the LOC111606188 gene encoding piggyBac transposable element-derived protein 3-like produces MPVKLFHTYSRLMRFDDRESRPARRMTDKLAAIREVWDKWVERLPYLYNPEPDVTVDEQLVPFRGCCPFRQYMPSKPAKYGIKSWVASESSYAWKMQVYTGKSTSGCPEKNQGLRVVLDVTEGLRGHNVTCDNFFNSYELGQQLLKRKITMVGTVQKNKPELPPALLGSKEREVFSSKFAFTPTTTLVSYLPKKNKNVVLLSTLHKDGDISDREDRKPIIILE; encoded by the exons ATGCCAGTCAAACTCTTTCACACCTACTCAAGACTGATGCGATTTGATGACCGTGAATCAAGACCAGCAAGACGTATGACAGACAAACTTGCAGCCATAAGAGAGGTATGGGACAAGTGGGTGGAGCGGTTGCCCTACCTCTACAATCCAGAGCCTGATGTAACAGTGGATGAGCAACTGGTTCCATTTAGAg GTTGTTGTCCTTTCCGGCAGTATATGCCCAGCAAGCCAGCAAAATATGGGATCAAGTCATGGGTGGCTTCTGAATCAAGCTATGCTTGGAAAATGCAAGTCTATACTGGGAAGTCAACCAGTGGATGCCCAGAGAAGAACCAGGGGTTGCGAGTTGTGCTTGATGTGACAGAGGGACTGAGGGGTCACAATGTGACATGTGACAATTTCTTCAACTCTTATGAACTCGGACAGCAGCTCCTGAAGAGGAAGATCACCATGGTTGGTACAGTTCAAAAGAACAAGCCTGAGCTCCCACCTGCACTGCTTGGGTCAAAGGAGAGAGAGGTCTTCTCCTCAAAGTTTGCCTTCACACCCACCACCACTCTAGTTTCCTacctcccaaagaaaaacaagaatgtagtTCTTCTGAGCACACTGCACAAAGACGGCGACATTAGTGACCGTGAGGACAGGAAGCCAATCATCATCCTGGAATAA